The Geobacillus stearothermophilus ATCC 12980 genome contains a region encoding:
- a CDS encoding YfiT family bacillithiol transferase, whose translation MINTGTVDPIRYPIGTFQAPQQFEDGKVQEWIAAIRGLPNDLRAAVFGLNDEQLNTPYRDGGWTVAQVVHHLADASMNAFLRTKWGVTEDDPTVKPFAESEWAKTADACSLPIEPSLLLLDGLHARWTTLLESMTEADFHRLIQPEGALRPMPLYVLTALYAWHGRHHTAQIVSLRKRKGW comes from the coding sequence ATGATCAACACGGGGACGGTCGATCCGATTCGCTACCCGATCGGAACGTTTCAAGCGCCGCAGCAGTTTGAGGATGGGAAGGTGCAAGAGTGGATTGCTGCCATCCGCGGGCTGCCGAACGACTTAAGGGCCGCTGTTTTCGGCTTAAACGATGAGCAGCTCAACACGCCGTACCGCGACGGCGGCTGGACGGTGGCCCAAGTCGTCCACCATTTGGCCGATGCAAGCATGAACGCGTTTTTGCGCACGAAATGGGGAGTGACGGAAGACGACCCAACGGTGAAGCCGTTTGCGGAAAGCGAATGGGCGAAAACGGCCGATGCTTGCTCGCTGCCCATTGAACCGTCGCTTTTATTGCTTGACGGACTGCATGCACGGTGGACGACGCTGCTCGAGTCGATGACAGAAGCCGATTTTCATCGCCTCATCCAACCGGAAGGAGCGTTGCGGCCGATGCCGCTGTACGTATTGACCGCGCTGTATGCATGGCATGGCAGGCATCATACGGCGCAAATTGTGTCATTGCGGAAACGGAAAGGATGGTAA
- a CDS encoding MFS transporter yields the protein MNAQQRQVVAEQKEKIWTRNFILICLANFFIFLGFQMTLPTLPLFVEHLGGNDQLIGLVVGIFTFSALLVRPFAGHALETRGRRFVFLLGLLIFVVSVGSYSVITSMLLLFLMRVVQGIGWGFSTTASGTVATDIIPASRRGEGMGYYGLSGNIALAFGPSLGLVLAAMIPFSHLFLICALLGVASVLFAAAITYKKVEGRPRYETNKWDLYEKTALVPSVLLFFLTVTFGGIASFLPLYTAQKGIGGLQLYFLLYALALMVTRTFAGQLYDRKGHRAVFLPGAGLILLAMLLLSWLPGEWALLLAAVLYGFGFGMVQPGLQAWSVERAPVHRKGMANATFFSFFDLGVGIGAMVFGQISHWFGYPSIYVTAAGSVLVSMLVYLSVLRKEQPLHPRQERNA from the coding sequence ATGAATGCGCAACAAAGGCAAGTTGTTGCGGAACAGAAAGAAAAAATTTGGACGCGCAATTTTATTTTGATTTGCTTGGCCAACTTTTTCATTTTTCTTGGATTTCAAATGACGCTGCCGACACTGCCGCTGTTTGTCGAACACTTAGGCGGCAACGACCAGCTCATCGGCCTTGTCGTCGGGATTTTCACTTTTTCCGCACTTCTCGTCCGTCCGTTTGCCGGCCATGCGCTTGAGACGCGGGGACGGCGGTTTGTCTTTTTGCTTGGGCTGCTCATTTTTGTCGTTTCGGTCGGTTCGTACAGTGTCATCACCAGCATGCTTCTTCTCTTTTTGATGCGCGTCGTCCAAGGAATTGGCTGGGGGTTTTCGACAACCGCTTCCGGAACGGTGGCGACGGACATCATTCCGGCCAGCCGCCGCGGGGAGGGAATGGGTTATTACGGATTGTCAGGAAACATCGCCCTCGCTTTCGGTCCGTCGCTTGGACTTGTGCTTGCCGCTATGATTCCGTTTAGCCATTTGTTTCTGATTTGCGCTCTGCTTGGCGTTGCTTCCGTATTGTTTGCGGCGGCCATCACCTATAAAAAAGTGGAGGGAAGGCCGCGCTATGAGACGAACAAGTGGGACCTTTACGAAAAAACGGCGCTCGTTCCATCCGTGCTTCTCTTCTTTTTAACGGTGACGTTCGGCGGCATTGCTTCGTTTTTGCCGCTATATACGGCGCAAAAAGGGATCGGCGGTTTGCAGCTGTATTTTTTGCTTTATGCGCTCGCCCTGATGGTGACGCGCACGTTCGCCGGCCAGCTGTATGACCGGAAAGGGCATCGGGCTGTCTTTCTCCCAGGTGCGGGGCTCATTTTGCTTGCGATGCTGCTGCTCTCCTGGCTGCCGGGGGAATGGGCGCTGCTTTTGGCGGCAGTATTGTATGGCTTCGGTTTTGGCATGGTGCAGCCAGGGCTGCAGGCGTGGTCGGTTGAGCGGGCCCCTGTTCATCGGAAAGGAATGGCGAATGCAACGTTTTTCTCCTTTTTTGATTTAGGCGTTGGCATCGGGGCGATGGTGTTTGGCCAAATCAGCCACTGGTTCGGCTATCCGAGCATTTATGTAACCGCCGCCGGTTCGGTGCTTGTTTCCATGCTCGTTTACTTGAGCGTGCTGCGCAAAGAACAACCTCTTCATCCGCGGCAAGAAAGAAACGCTTAA
- a CDS encoding class I SAM-dependent rRNA methyltransferase, with product MAKVILKRQRKKRLEQGHPWIFQSEVDRIEGDITPGDFVDVYNHQGYWLAKGYINPASQIIVRVLTQNPDDELDERFFIERIRRAWAYRERMLPGVRSCRAVYGEADFLPGLIVDKYEDVLVVQILALGMEVHKEWILRGLLDVFAPRAIYLRNDVSVRELEGLKQEKGFWYGEAETEMEIEENGVKYIVDIENGQKTGFFFDQRQNRAALRPLIGPETTVLDCFTHTGSFMLNACLYGAKHATAVDISEHAIETAKRNAALNGFTNVEFVVANAFDYLREAVRSGKQWDVVIIDPPAFAKSAHAVPKALRGYKDINLNGLKLVKDGGFFVTSSCSYHVRPHMFQEMIADAAFDAKKVLRQVYWNGAGYDHPKLLAANEGDYLKFAIYEVHSRR from the coding sequence ATGGCGAAAGTGATCTTGAAGCGGCAACGAAAAAAACGGCTCGAACAAGGCCATCCGTGGATTTTTCAGAGCGAAGTCGACCGTATCGAGGGTGACATCACACCGGGAGATTTTGTCGATGTCTATAACCATCAAGGGTACTGGTTGGCGAAAGGCTACATCAATCCAGCCTCGCAAATCATCGTCCGGGTGTTGACGCAAAACCCGGATGACGAGCTCGATGAGCGGTTTTTCATTGAGCGCATCCGCCGCGCTTGGGCGTATCGCGAACGGATGCTCCCGGGCGTCCGTTCATGCCGCGCCGTCTACGGCGAGGCCGATTTTCTGCCGGGGCTCATCGTCGATAAATATGAGGACGTGCTTGTGGTGCAAATTTTGGCGCTCGGGATGGAAGTGCACAAAGAGTGGATTTTGCGCGGCTTGCTTGACGTGTTCGCTCCAAGGGCCATTTATTTGCGCAACGATGTGTCCGTGCGGGAGCTTGAGGGTCTCAAACAGGAAAAAGGGTTTTGGTACGGGGAAGCGGAGACGGAGATGGAAATCGAGGAGAACGGCGTGAAATACATTGTCGACATTGAAAACGGGCAAAAAACCGGCTTTTTCTTCGACCAGCGGCAAAACCGCGCCGCCCTCCGCCCGCTCATCGGCCCGGAGACGACGGTGCTTGATTGTTTCACCCATACCGGCTCATTTATGCTGAACGCCTGCCTGTACGGAGCGAAGCACGCCACCGCCGTCGACATTTCCGAGCATGCAATTGAGACGGCAAAACGAAATGCGGCCTTAAACGGATTCACAAATGTAGAATTTGTCGTCGCCAACGCATTCGATTACTTACGCGAAGCAGTGCGATCCGGCAAACAGTGGGATGTCGTCATCATCGACCCGCCGGCGTTCGCCAAATCGGCCCACGCGGTGCCAAAAGCGCTGCGCGGCTATAAAGACATCAATTTGAACGGGTTGAAACTCGTCAAAGACGGCGGCTTTTTCGTCACGTCGAGCTGTTCGTACCATGTTCGCCCGCACATGTTCCAAGAGATGATCGCCGATGCGGCGTTTGACGCCAAAAAAGTGCTCCGCCAAGTGTACTGGAACGGCGCCGGCTATGACCACCCGAAACTGCTTGCCGCCAATGAAGGCGACTATTTAAAATTTGCCATCTACGAAGTGCACTCGCGGCGCTAA